Proteins encoded in a region of the Solanum dulcamara chromosome 9, daSolDulc1.2, whole genome shotgun sequence genome:
- the LOC129904213 gene encoding thioredoxin-like fold domain-containing protein MRL7L, chloroplastic isoform X1: protein MELQHSLRLQLLAPPIEEKCLRSFPSVFGIFPRRRNKLRSSIVSSLKLNNFGPSAPKFWRSQLLVHGFRQKGSKASKLEELLKFGNGEDDEGDESESDSDGGHKRNDYFHMDEDERREWRRKIRDVIKMSPDVEEEVDPVERRQKMQKLLADYPLVVEEEDPDWPEDADGRGFNLDQFFNKISIKNVKKDDDENDDSDNELVWQDDDYIRPVKDLTTAEWEETVYKDISPLIVLVHNRYKRPKENEMVRAELEKAIHIIWNCRLPSPRCVAIDAVVEVDLVSALKVSVFPELIFTKAGKILYREKVSRSADELSKMMAFFYYGAAKPPCLSDPIGAAMSVGCTIGH from the exons ATGGAATTACAACACAGCCTAAGGCTGCAGCTTTTGGCCCCACCTATAGAAGAGAAATGCCTGAGAAGCTTCCCTTCAGTGTTTGGAATTTTTCCTCGAAGGAGAAACAAACTGAGAAGTTCTATTGTCTCTTCcttaaaattgaataattttgGTCCGTCAGCACCAAAATTTTGGAGGTCCCAATTACTG GTTCATGGTTTCAGACAAAAGGGATCAAAAGCTTCGAAGCTAGAAGAGTTGCTTAAATTTGGCAATGGAGAGGATGATGAAGGAGATGAATCTGAATCTGATTCTGATGGAGGTCATAAGAGGAACGATTACTTTCATATGGATGAGGATGAAAGGCGGGAATGGAGGAGGAAGATAAGAGATGTCATTAAAATGTCTCCTGATGTTGAGGAAGAGGTAGATCCTGTTGAGAGAAGACAAAAGATGCAAAAGCTTTTAGCTGATTACCCTCTTGTTGTTGAAGAGGAAGACCCTGATTGGCCAGAAGATGCTGATGGGCGGGGTTTTAACTTGGATCAATTCTTCAATAAGATCAGTATCAAGAATGTTAAGAAAGATGACGATGAAAATGATGACAGTGACAATGAATTAGTATGGCAAGATGATGATTATATTCGTCCAGTTAAGGACTTGACCACTGCAGAGTGGGAGGAGACTGTCTATAAGGACATCAGTCCTCTTATTGTTCTTGTTCATAATCGCTACAAAAG GCCTAAGGAAAATGAAATGGTTCGGGCTGAATTGGAGAAGGCTATCCACATCATCTGGAATTGCAGGCTACCATCTCCAAGG TGTGTAGCAATTGATGCTGTTGTTGAGGTTGACTTGGTATCTGCTTTGAAAGTCTCTGTTTTTCCCGAACTCATCTTCACTAAAGCAGGAAAAATCTTATATCGTGAGAAAG TGAGCCGATCAGCAGATGAGTTGTCCAAAATGATGGCGTTCTTCTACTATGGAGCTGCCAAGCCACCTTGTCTCAGTG ATCCTATAGGTGCAGCAATGAGTGTTGGCTGTACAATCGGTCACTGA
- the LOC129904213 gene encoding thioredoxin-like fold domain-containing protein MRL7L, chloroplastic isoform X2, with protein MELQHSLRLQLLAPPIEEKCLRSFPSVFGIFPRRRNKLRSSIVSSLKLNNFGPSAPKFWRSQLLVHGFRQKGSKASKLEELLKFGNGEDDEGDESESDSDGGHKRNDYFHMDEDERREWRRKIRDVIKMSPDVEEEVDPVERRQKMQKLLADYPLVVEEEDPDWPEDADGRGFNLDQFFNKISIKNVKKDDDENDDSDNELVWQDDDYIRPVKDLTTAEWEETVYKDISPLIVLVHNRYKRPKENEMVRAELEKAIHIIWNCRLPSPRCVAIDAVVEVDLVSALKVSVFPELIFTKAGKILYREKVSRSADELSKMMAFFYYGAAKPPCLSGMENSEELIPST; from the exons ATGGAATTACAACACAGCCTAAGGCTGCAGCTTTTGGCCCCACCTATAGAAGAGAAATGCCTGAGAAGCTTCCCTTCAGTGTTTGGAATTTTTCCTCGAAGGAGAAACAAACTGAGAAGTTCTATTGTCTCTTCcttaaaattgaataattttgGTCCGTCAGCACCAAAATTTTGGAGGTCCCAATTACTG GTTCATGGTTTCAGACAAAAGGGATCAAAAGCTTCGAAGCTAGAAGAGTTGCTTAAATTTGGCAATGGAGAGGATGATGAAGGAGATGAATCTGAATCTGATTCTGATGGAGGTCATAAGAGGAACGATTACTTTCATATGGATGAGGATGAAAGGCGGGAATGGAGGAGGAAGATAAGAGATGTCATTAAAATGTCTCCTGATGTTGAGGAAGAGGTAGATCCTGTTGAGAGAAGACAAAAGATGCAAAAGCTTTTAGCTGATTACCCTCTTGTTGTTGAAGAGGAAGACCCTGATTGGCCAGAAGATGCTGATGGGCGGGGTTTTAACTTGGATCAATTCTTCAATAAGATCAGTATCAAGAATGTTAAGAAAGATGACGATGAAAATGATGACAGTGACAATGAATTAGTATGGCAAGATGATGATTATATTCGTCCAGTTAAGGACTTGACCACTGCAGAGTGGGAGGAGACTGTCTATAAGGACATCAGTCCTCTTATTGTTCTTGTTCATAATCGCTACAAAAG GCCTAAGGAAAATGAAATGGTTCGGGCTGAATTGGAGAAGGCTATCCACATCATCTGGAATTGCAGGCTACCATCTCCAAGG TGTGTAGCAATTGATGCTGTTGTTGAGGTTGACTTGGTATCTGCTTTGAAAGTCTCTGTTTTTCCCGAACTCATCTTCACTAAAGCAGGAAAAATCTTATATCGTGAGAAAG TGAGCCGATCAGCAGATGAGTTGTCCAAAATGATGGCGTTCTTCTACTATGGAGCTGCCAAGCCACCTTGTCTCAGTGGTATGGAGAATTCTGAAGAACTAATACCTTCAACCTGA